A stretch of the Colius striatus isolate bColStr4 unplaced genomic scaffold, bColStr4.1.hap1 scaffold_46, whole genome shotgun sequence genome encodes the following:
- the LOC133629469 gene encoding DNA-(apurinic or apyrimidinic site) endonuclease-like yields MLRLCLWELEETVPPSKFQWPPSFSQCPVRVPPPPWDTTEDGRRFNFKVTSWNVDGLRAWVKKGGLEWVQADAPDVLCLQETKCGAESVPEELRSLGAFPHQHSPSDRPSYSGMGLLRRTKPLAVTYGMGDPELDAEGHVLMAEFPALRVVCVYVPNSGRGLGRLSFRQAWDERFRSFVSQLDRSKPVAICGDLNVAHQPLDLRNPSGNKRSPGFTREERETFRELLGAGFLDSFRVFNPSLPNAFTFWTYLSGARARNVGWRLDYCLWSQRGRKDLCDSRIEQRAQGSDHCPVGIYLVLEGAG; encoded by the exons ATGTTACgcctctgcctctgggagctagaagaaacag tccctcccagtaagtTCCAGTGGCCTCCCAGTTTCTCCCAGTGTCCTGTACGTGTCCCCCCCCCGCCCTGGGACACGACGGAAGACGGGCGAAGGTTCAACTTCAAGGTGACGTCGTGGAACGTGGACGGTCTCAGGGCCTGGGTGAAGAAAGGAGGCCTGGAG tGGGTCCAGGCCGATGCCCCCGACGTCCTTTGCCTCCAGGAGACCAAATGTGGGGCTGAGTCGGTGCCAGAGGAGCTGCGGAGCCTCGGGGCCttccctcaccagcacagccccagcgacCGGCCCAGCTACAGCGGCATGGGGCTGCTCAGAAGGACCAAACCCCTGGCTGTCACCTATGGCATGG GTGACCCCGAGCTGGACGCCGAGGGCCACGTGCTGATGGCCGAGTTCCCTGCCCTGCGCGTCGTCTGCGTCTACGTGCCCAACTCCGGGCGAGGCCTGGGCCGCCTGAGCTTCCGGCAGGCCTGGGACGAGCGCTTCCGCTCCTTCGTGTCCCAGCTGGACCGGTCCAAACCGGTCGCCATCTGCGGCGACCTCAACGTCGCCCACCAGCCCTTGGACCTGAGGAACCCGTCGGGGAACAAGAGGAGCCCCGGGTTCACGCGGGAGGAGCGGGAGACgttcagggagctgctgggggccgGCTTCCTCGACAGCTTCCGGGTGTTTAACCCCTCGCTGCCCAACGCCTTCACCTTCTGGACCTACCTGAGCGGGGCCAGGGCGAGGaacgtgggctggaggctggattactgcctgtggtcccagaggggcaggaaggatctGTGCGACAGCAGGATCGAGCAGCGGGCCCAGGGCAGCGACCACTGTCCTGTGGGGATCTACCTGGTGCTGGagggggcaggctga